The proteins below come from a single Leopardus geoffroyi isolate Oge1 chromosome D3, O.geoffroyi_Oge1_pat1.0, whole genome shotgun sequence genomic window:
- the LOC123587755 gene encoding translation initiation factor IF-2-like: MARSVHSPAATRPRERRARRSPGGPERSSAPAPPRPSQAAPPRRRAAARAGRLELPGRPATGGLSRGAPGSPHPLPPPGRPWSRGEGGKGLPRRAGGRERGLRHPSRSVTAAATTTRAVLLLPTCRKDTEHARTETTSGRHASRKF, translated from the exons ATGGCGAGGAGTGTCCACTCTCCCGCCGCGACTCGTCCGCGGGAGCGCCGAGCCCGTCGCTCCCCTGGCGGCCCGGAGCGCTCctcggccccggccccgccgcgtCCGAGCCAGGCCGCCCCTCCTCGGCGCCGCGCCGCTGCCCGCGCGGGCCGCCTAGAGCTCCCGGGCCGCCCCGCGACCGGGGGCCTCTCTCGCGGGGCGCCCGGCTCCCCTCACCCGCTCCCGCCCCCTGGGCGGCCGTGGAGTCGCGGGGAGGGCGGGAAGGGCCTCCCGAGGAGAGCGGGCGGGCGCGAACGCGGGCTCCGCCACCCGAGCCGCTCCGTTACCGCAGCGGCGACGACGACCAGGGCCGTGTTGTTGCTGCCAACTTGTCGAAAGGACACTGAGCATGCGCGCACGGAGACCACATCCGG GAGGCATGCAAGCAGGAAATTTTGA